A part of Rattus rattus isolate New Zealand chromosome 6, Rrattus_CSIRO_v1, whole genome shotgun sequence genomic DNA contains:
- the Prrt4 gene encoding proline-rich transmembrane protein 4 isoform X2, which translates to MLSLNLGLNFKFHLRGPAAVWGSPVTETHPLSPGLGQESEEDLEGDLRTDPLWELLVGSPGNYVPEWGSAEGSFTPWASSLPPESTSPLSGPTKRPTAPSQPRMSTVTWATALTATAPPTSAPRPRQSELELKFDVALRAGAAPTLGHRSLPLLPSLRASLAEIAGRLGPFGFFGTTLSPLRNFSSQSYQGTTAQPSFASEVSDSPGLFGTTGSLPPALLERKFSSPSPLDSVASPSSASIKITPVQHDPTVSTSDPDELSPASFGSPSAQPGCEPGSCSEPELSDDSGQPPASPLPLFFLTLEADWAEARARWGLAWEAHVYGAGALFGLVALLALLSLALLPWRCPPGAPCLALLDLLLLSAGTTRAFPLFYDAYGHRDRLPALAWLLLQDLPLPCLAAGLGLACLLLARPRTPRCPIGLAALLLLGLGLAAAAALGSAVHRPLRPLRLASRGLHAFLAAFLSGLLLALSCWGGRRRRAGAPLGGSGFKGATPVPQVRSPFAPRESWRRAARTAPVAGTFGLLSGALQGYEVLHALGYGGQTGLEGPWPWWAFQLGLRLGEVGVALPLALLGLYPALCSPRVPRRCWAKLFRLSPGHAAPLLPGGWVPGIRDKEPLGSAIARGDAELLQLCALAGPGPDLLLQGGSCPGFEGARANSTQSPASSPSSDCTVDFRPPSPINLRRSIEEALCSEALLAPGLFQGPAFGDALSGLGLYRTISLGNKTGAGPSEKSEKVPGSPAPPELPSPGAWPPGSSASSGSLCGLSRDSSSMLLCSSPDRPPRCPLVCVLSPPRPSESSPSLPASGSYQALSPPSRDSPEHASELQAEEALLQEQFLDACRQIDELSMGSDTIDL; encoded by the exons ATGCTATCTCTCAACCTGGGACTAAACTTCAAATTCCATCTTCGGGGACCTGCTGCTGTCTGGGGAAGCCCTGTCACTGAgacccatcctctctctcctggACTAGGCCAGGAGTCTGAGGAAGATCTGGAAGGTGATCTGAGGACCGATCCCCTTTGGGAACTGCTGGTGGGTTCCCCTGGGAACTACGTCCCAGAGTGGGGCTCTGCCGAAGGCAGCTTTACACCCTGggcttcctccctgcctcctgagtccaCATCCCCCCTCTCAGGGCCCACCAAGAGGCCCACTGCTCCCTCTCAACCTAGGATGAGCACTGTGACCTGGGCCACTGCTCTGACAGCTACGGCACCtccaaccagtgctcccaggccTCGGCAGAGTGAGCTTGAGCTGAAGTTCGATGTGGCTTTGAGAGCAGGTGCAGCCCCCACTCTCGGTCATCGGTCACTACCCCTGCTGCCCAGTCTGAGGGCCAGCCTGGCAGAGATTGCTGGGCGCTTGGGACCTTTTG GGTTCTTCGGTACGACTCTGTCTCCACTCCGCAACTTCTCCAGCCAGAGTTACCAAGGCACAACAGCACAGCCAAGTTTTGCTTCTGAAGTGTCAGATTCTCCCG GGCTCTTTGGTACCACTGGGTCCCTTCCCCCAGCCCTCCTGGAAAGGAAGTTCTCAAGCCCAAGCCCATTGGATTCAGTGGCTTCCCCCAGCTCTGCCTCAATCAAGATCACACCAGTGCAACATG ACCCCACTGTCTCCACTTCTGACCCAGACGAACTCTCTCCGGCCAGCTTCGGGAGTCCTTCAGCACAGCCTGGATGTGAGCCAGGCTCTTGTAGTGAGCCTGAGTTGTCCGACGACTCGGGGCAGCCGCCTGCCTCCCCGCTGCCTCTCTTCTTCTTGACCCTGGAGGCCGACTGGGCAGAGGCTAGGGCTCGCTGGGGTCTGGCCTGGGAGGCCCATGTATATGGAGCAGGAGCGCTCTTCGGCCTGGtggccctgctggctctgttgtCTCTGGCCCTCTTGCCCTGGCGTTGCCCGCCCGGCGCCCCCTGCCTGGCGTTGCTGGATCTGCTGCTGCTGTCGGCGGGGACCACCCGGGCCTTCCCGCTCTTCTACGACGCCTACGGTCATCGCGATCGGCTGCCGGCCCTCGCCTGGCTGCTGCTGCAAGACCTTCCGCTGCCCTGCCTAGCCGCAGGTCTGGGGCTAGCTTGCCTGCTGCTGGCCCGGCCGCGCACTCCGAGGTGCCCCATCGGCTTGGCggcgctgctgctgctggggttggggctggCGGCAGCGGCCGCCCTGGGAAGCGCAGTGCACCGCCCGCTGCGGCCCCTGCGGCTCGCCTCCCGCGGGCTGCATGCCTTCCTCGCTGCCTTCCTGTCAGGGCTCCTGCTAGCGCTCTCCTGTTGGGGCGGCCGGCGGCGGAGGGCGGGGGCACCCTTGGGAGGATCTGGCTTTAAGGGTGCTACCCCTGTCCCACAAGTGCGCAGCCCCTTCGCCCCGCGGGAGTCCTGGAGGCGAGCGGCACGCACAGCTCCGGTGGCCGGGACCTTTGGGCTGCTGAGCGGAGCCCTACAGGGCTACGAGGTGCTTCACGCCCTTGGCTACGGCGGCCAAACAGGCTTGGAGGGGCCCTGGCCCTGGTGGGCTTTCCAGCTAGGTCTGCGTTTGGGAGAGGTAGGCGTCGCGCTCCCATTGGCGCTGCTTGGCCTCTACCCCGCGCTCTGTAGTCCACGTGTGCCGCGGCGCTGCTGGGCCAAGCTTTTCCGACTGTCTCCTGGACATGCTGCCCCGCTGCTGCCAGGAGGTTGGGTCCCCGGAATCCGGGACAAGGAGCCCCTGGGTAGCGCGATCGCGCGTGGGGATGCGGAGCTGCTGCAGCTCTGCGCCCTAGCAGGCCCAGGTCCTGATCTCCTTCTCCAAGGTGGCAGCTGCCCGGGCTTCGAAGGTGCCAGGGCCAACTCAACGCAGTCACCAGCCTCCTCCCCTAGCAGCGATTGCACGGTGGACTTCCGCCCGCCCTCGCCCATCAACCTGCGGCGCAGCATCGAGGAAGCCCTCTGTAGCGAGGCGCTGCTGGCTCCTGGCCTCTTTCAGGGCCCTGCCTTTGGGGACGCCCTGTCTGGGCTTGGTCTCTACCGCACCATCTCACTGGGGAACAAGACAGGGGCAGGACCCAGTGAGAAGTCCGAGAAGGTCCCTGGATCCCCAGCACCTCCAGAGCTTCCCTCTCCTGGCGCCTGGCCTCCCGGCAGCAGCGCATCATCGGGTTCTCTGTGTGGACTCTCACGGGACAGCTCATCCATGCTTCTGTGTTCCAGCCCCGACAGGCCCCCGCGCTGCCCGTTAGTCTGCGTCCTCAGTCCCCCGCGGCCCTCAGAAAGCagccccagcctcccagcctcaggGTCCTACCAGGCCCTATCCCCACCCTCCCGCGACTCCCCGGAACATGCTTCTGAACTGCAGGCTGAGGAGGCATTGCTGCAAGAGCAATTCCTGGACGCCTGCCGACAGATTGATGAGCTGAGCATGGGCAGCGACACCATAGACCTGTGA
- the Prrt4 gene encoding proline-rich transmembrane protein 4 isoform X1 codes for MAGRGCLELGLFCWVLLAVPVGPQPASSVPGAPLTTLTPPPQSEASMLSLNLGLNFKFHLRGPAAVWGSPVTETHPLSPGLGQESEEDLEGDLRTDPLWELLVGSPGNYVPEWGSAEGSFTPWASSLPPESTSPLSGPTKRPTAPSQPRMSTVTWATALTATAPPTSAPRPRQSELELKFDVALRAGAAPTLGHRSLPLLPSLRASLAEIAGRLGPFGFFGTTLSPLRNFSSQSYQGTTAQPSFASEVSDSPGLFGTTGSLPPALLERKFSSPSPLDSVASPSSASIKITPVQHDPTVSTSDPDELSPASFGSPSAQPGCEPGSCSEPELSDDSGQPPASPLPLFFLTLEADWAEARARWGLAWEAHVYGAGALFGLVALLALLSLALLPWRCPPGAPCLALLDLLLLSAGTTRAFPLFYDAYGHRDRLPALAWLLLQDLPLPCLAAGLGLACLLLARPRTPRCPIGLAALLLLGLGLAAAAALGSAVHRPLRPLRLASRGLHAFLAAFLSGLLLALSCWGGRRRRAGAPLGGSGFKGATPVPQVRSPFAPRESWRRAARTAPVAGTFGLLSGALQGYEVLHALGYGGQTGLEGPWPWWAFQLGLRLGEVGVALPLALLGLYPALCSPRVPRRCWAKLFRLSPGHAAPLLPGGWVPGIRDKEPLGSAIARGDAELLQLCALAGPGPDLLLQGGSCPGFEGARANSTQSPASSPSSDCTVDFRPPSPINLRRSIEEALCSEALLAPGLFQGPAFGDALSGLGLYRTISLGNKTGAGPSEKSEKVPGSPAPPELPSPGAWPPGSSASSGSLCGLSRDSSSMLLCSSPDRPPRCPLVCVLSPPRPSESSPSLPASGSYQALSPPSRDSPEHASELQAEEALLQEQFLDACRQIDELSMGSDTIDL; via the exons ATGGCAGGCCGTGGCTGcctggagctggggctgttcTGCTGGGTCCTGCTTGCTGTACCTGTGGGTCCACAGCCTGCTTCCTCTGTACCAGGTGCCCCTCTTACTACTCTGACCCCACCACCTCAGAGTGAGGCCTCTATGCTATCTCTCAACCTGGGACTAAACTTCAAATTCCATCTTCGGGGACCTGCTGCTGTCTGGGGAAGCCCTGTCACTGAgacccatcctctctctcctggACTAGGCCAGGAGTCTGAGGAAGATCTGGAAGGTGATCTGAGGACCGATCCCCTTTGGGAACTGCTGGTGGGTTCCCCTGGGAACTACGTCCCAGAGTGGGGCTCTGCCGAAGGCAGCTTTACACCCTGggcttcctccctgcctcctgagtccaCATCCCCCCTCTCAGGGCCCACCAAGAGGCCCACTGCTCCCTCTCAACCTAGGATGAGCACTGTGACCTGGGCCACTGCTCTGACAGCTACGGCACCtccaaccagtgctcccaggccTCGGCAGAGTGAGCTTGAGCTGAAGTTCGATGTGGCTTTGAGAGCAGGTGCAGCCCCCACTCTCGGTCATCGGTCACTACCCCTGCTGCCCAGTCTGAGGGCCAGCCTGGCAGAGATTGCTGGGCGCTTGGGACCTTTTG GGTTCTTCGGTACGACTCTGTCTCCACTCCGCAACTTCTCCAGCCAGAGTTACCAAGGCACAACAGCACAGCCAAGTTTTGCTTCTGAAGTGTCAGATTCTCCCG GGCTCTTTGGTACCACTGGGTCCCTTCCCCCAGCCCTCCTGGAAAGGAAGTTCTCAAGCCCAAGCCCATTGGATTCAGTGGCTTCCCCCAGCTCTGCCTCAATCAAGATCACACCAGTGCAACATG ACCCCACTGTCTCCACTTCTGACCCAGACGAACTCTCTCCGGCCAGCTTCGGGAGTCCTTCAGCACAGCCTGGATGTGAGCCAGGCTCTTGTAGTGAGCCTGAGTTGTCCGACGACTCGGGGCAGCCGCCTGCCTCCCCGCTGCCTCTCTTCTTCTTGACCCTGGAGGCCGACTGGGCAGAGGCTAGGGCTCGCTGGGGTCTGGCCTGGGAGGCCCATGTATATGGAGCAGGAGCGCTCTTCGGCCTGGtggccctgctggctctgttgtCTCTGGCCCTCTTGCCCTGGCGTTGCCCGCCCGGCGCCCCCTGCCTGGCGTTGCTGGATCTGCTGCTGCTGTCGGCGGGGACCACCCGGGCCTTCCCGCTCTTCTACGACGCCTACGGTCATCGCGATCGGCTGCCGGCCCTCGCCTGGCTGCTGCTGCAAGACCTTCCGCTGCCCTGCCTAGCCGCAGGTCTGGGGCTAGCTTGCCTGCTGCTGGCCCGGCCGCGCACTCCGAGGTGCCCCATCGGCTTGGCggcgctgctgctgctggggttggggctggCGGCAGCGGCCGCCCTGGGAAGCGCAGTGCACCGCCCGCTGCGGCCCCTGCGGCTCGCCTCCCGCGGGCTGCATGCCTTCCTCGCTGCCTTCCTGTCAGGGCTCCTGCTAGCGCTCTCCTGTTGGGGCGGCCGGCGGCGGAGGGCGGGGGCACCCTTGGGAGGATCTGGCTTTAAGGGTGCTACCCCTGTCCCACAAGTGCGCAGCCCCTTCGCCCCGCGGGAGTCCTGGAGGCGAGCGGCACGCACAGCTCCGGTGGCCGGGACCTTTGGGCTGCTGAGCGGAGCCCTACAGGGCTACGAGGTGCTTCACGCCCTTGGCTACGGCGGCCAAACAGGCTTGGAGGGGCCCTGGCCCTGGTGGGCTTTCCAGCTAGGTCTGCGTTTGGGAGAGGTAGGCGTCGCGCTCCCATTGGCGCTGCTTGGCCTCTACCCCGCGCTCTGTAGTCCACGTGTGCCGCGGCGCTGCTGGGCCAAGCTTTTCCGACTGTCTCCTGGACATGCTGCCCCGCTGCTGCCAGGAGGTTGGGTCCCCGGAATCCGGGACAAGGAGCCCCTGGGTAGCGCGATCGCGCGTGGGGATGCGGAGCTGCTGCAGCTCTGCGCCCTAGCAGGCCCAGGTCCTGATCTCCTTCTCCAAGGTGGCAGCTGCCCGGGCTTCGAAGGTGCCAGGGCCAACTCAACGCAGTCACCAGCCTCCTCCCCTAGCAGCGATTGCACGGTGGACTTCCGCCCGCCCTCGCCCATCAACCTGCGGCGCAGCATCGAGGAAGCCCTCTGTAGCGAGGCGCTGCTGGCTCCTGGCCTCTTTCAGGGCCCTGCCTTTGGGGACGCCCTGTCTGGGCTTGGTCTCTACCGCACCATCTCACTGGGGAACAAGACAGGGGCAGGACCCAGTGAGAAGTCCGAGAAGGTCCCTGGATCCCCAGCACCTCCAGAGCTTCCCTCTCCTGGCGCCTGGCCTCCCGGCAGCAGCGCATCATCGGGTTCTCTGTGTGGACTCTCACGGGACAGCTCATCCATGCTTCTGTGTTCCAGCCCCGACAGGCCCCCGCGCTGCCCGTTAGTCTGCGTCCTCAGTCCCCCGCGGCCCTCAGAAAGCagccccagcctcccagcctcaggGTCCTACCAGGCCCTATCCCCACCCTCCCGCGACTCCCCGGAACATGCTTCTGAACTGCAGGCTGAGGAGGCATTGCTGCAAGAGCAATTCCTGGACGCCTGCCGACAGATTGATGAGCTGAGCATGGGCAGCGACACCATAGACCTGTGA